A portion of the Kiritimatiellia bacterium genome contains these proteins:
- the tpx gene encoding thiol peroxidase yields MATVTFKGSPYRLVGELPAVGSAAPPFRLTAADLSDVGLEHFGSHVKLLNIVPSLDTPVCATSARHFHEALGRLPGVLLLNISADLPFAQKRFCDAGRLDRIITLSTFRSPVFGTAYGVQIEEGPLAGLMARAVLVLSRENRVVHAELVPEITREPDYDAALRAAEKAAAG; encoded by the coding sequence ATGGCAACCGTTACGTTCAAAGGATCGCCGTATCGGCTCGTCGGTGAGCTTCCCGCCGTCGGGTCGGCGGCTCCGCCCTTCCGGCTGACCGCCGCCGACCTCTCCGACGTAGGGCTGGAGCACTTCGGGAGCCACGTGAAGCTCTTGAACATCGTTCCGAGCCTCGACACCCCCGTGTGCGCAACCTCCGCTCGCCATTTTCACGAGGCGTTGGGCAGGCTACCCGGGGTACTGCTGCTGAACATCTCGGCCGACCTTCCATTCGCGCAGAAACGCTTCTGTGATGCGGGGCGCCTCGACCGGATCATCACCCTTTCCACTTTCCGCTCGCCGGTGTTCGGCACCGCCTACGGCGTACAGATCGAGGAGGGACCGCTCGCCGGCCTGATGGCGCGCGCCGTGCTCGTGCTCTCTCGAGAGAACCGTGTCGTGCATGCGGAGCTGGTGCCGGAGATCACGCGCGAGCCCGACTATGACGCGGCACTGCGCGCCGCCGAGAAAGCGGCAGCCGGCTAG
- a CDS encoding N-acetylmuramoyl-L-alanine amidase, giving the protein MVVSAICVALAGWGSAAPESLPLWKAGGETYVRLADVAKFYGLRATPVGDQLVLSSVYHSMIFESASRRMSLMDVQVWLQYPVGRMRGRWVLHPSDAQLLIDPILRPYRHLAHRGSGLVVLDAGHGGRDGGAESVAGGLLEKDLALDIARRVREYLPPQGWTVRMTRDSDTFLELEERSRLAALWRPDVFVSIHCNSGPDANAQGVETYILSKAGAASTNARDPSPAPSYRFLPGNHHDAASAVLGFSLQRRMLRWTQAQDRGLRHARFAVLRDAPCAAALVECGFLSNRDEAQRLADREYRDRLARAIAQGILDYGAAVQKARLAVSR; this is encoded by the coding sequence ATGGTGGTGTCTGCCATTTGTGTCGCGCTGGCGGGATGGGGGAGTGCCGCTCCTGAGAGCCTGCCGCTTTGGAAAGCGGGCGGCGAAACATACGTGCGGTTGGCCGACGTGGCGAAGTTCTATGGCCTGCGGGCAACGCCGGTGGGCGACCAGCTGGTGCTCTCCAGCGTGTACCACTCGATGATCTTCGAGTCGGCGAGTCGCCGCATGTCTCTGATGGATGTTCAGGTGTGGCTGCAGTATCCGGTGGGCCGGATGCGCGGTCGGTGGGTGTTGCACCCCTCCGATGCGCAACTACTGATCGACCCGATTCTCCGCCCCTACCGTCACCTTGCGCACCGCGGCAGCGGGTTGGTGGTGTTGGATGCCGGTCACGGCGGCCGCGACGGCGGTGCGGAATCCGTGGCCGGTGGCCTGCTGGAAAAAGATTTAGCCCTGGACATTGCCCGACGTGTCCGCGAGTACCTTCCGCCACAGGGCTGGACAGTCCGTATGACCCGGGACTCGGACACCTTCCTCGAGCTGGAAGAACGCAGCCGGCTGGCCGCTCTCTGGCGGCCGGACGTGTTCGTCAGCATCCACTGCAATTCCGGCCCGGATGCCAATGCCCAGGGGGTCGAAACGTACATCCTCTCAAAGGCCGGTGCCGCCTCGACGAACGCGCGCGACCCTTCGCCGGCCCCGTCGTATCGCTTTCTTCCCGGCAACCATCACGATGCGGCCAGCGCGGTCCTTGGTTTTTCGTTGCAGCGCCGCATGCTGCGGTGGACGCAAGCACAGGACCGGGGGTTGCGGCATGCTCGCTTCGCGGTGTTGCGCGATGCACCCTGCGCAGCGGCGTTGGTGGAGTGCGGTTTCCTCTCCAACCGGGACGAGGCGCAACGATTGGCGGACCGCGAGTACCGCGATCGGTTGGCGCGCGCAATTGCGCAGGGCATCCTCGACTATGGCGCAGCGGTGCAGAAGGCACGGCTTGCGGTCTCGCGATAG